From the Sporichthyaceae bacterium genome, the window CTGCTGCAGGAACGCGCGGGCGGGCGCCGCCTCGCCGGCGGTGAGCAGTTGCTCGGCGTAGAACTCCGCGGCGGCGCCGTGCGCCTCGACCAGCCGGGTACGGCTGCCGGTGGATTGCCGCGGCGCGGAGCCGCCCTCCTCGTAGCGCAGCGTGATGCCCGCCTTCCCTGCGAGGCGTTCGATGGCCTCGGCGAAGGAGAGGTGATCGGTCTTCATCACGAAGTCGATGACGTCCCCGCCCTCGCCACAGCCGAAGCAGTGGAAGTAGCCGCGGGTGGGGTTGACGTTGAACGACGGGGTCTTCTCGTCATGGAACGGGCACAGGCCCTTCAGCGACCCGCCGCCCGCGTTGCGCAGCCCGACCCGGGCGCCGACCACGTCGGCGATCGCCGAGCGCTCCCGGACCAGCGCAATGTCCTCGTCCTTGATGCGGCCCGCCACGCCTGGATCCTACGGTTGCCCGCCCACCGTCCCGCCCGACACGCATCTTGGGGCCGTGTAGGCACCTATCGCGGGCCCGCGATGCGTGTCTCACCGGCCCGAAGATGGCGTGTCGGCGGCGGTAGCTTCGGTGCCATGACATCTCGTGAGCGCGACGATCTGCTGGCCACGCTGGCGCACCACCGGACGCTACTGCGGCACACCGCGAACGGCCTGACCGACGAGCAGGCCGCGACGCGCAGCACGGTCAGTGAGCTGTGCGTGGGCGGGGTGATCAAGCACGTCACCCGGATGGAGCGGCGCTGGACGGACTTCCTGGAGCGTGGCCCGGTGGCCTTCGGCTCCTTCGACGCCGAGGCTTACGCCGCGCACGCCGCGAGCTTCCGGATGGAGCCCGGCGAGACCCTCGAGGGCCTGCTCGCGGAGTACGCCGAGACCGCCGCGCACACCGACGACGTGGTGGCCGGATTGTCCGACCTCAATGCGGACGGCCCGCTGCCGGTCACTCCGTGGTGGCCCGAGGGCACCCGCTGGACGGCGCGGCGGGTGCTACTGCACGTGATCGCGGAGACCGCCCAGCACGCCGGGCACGCCGACATCGTCCGCGAGGCCATCGACGGGCAGAAAACCATGGGCTGACGCGCCCCCTCGGCCCGGGCCCGCCGTCTGCGCCGGCCGATCCGGTCCCTCCGACCAGCGGAAATCGGGCGCGATGCTTCCTCAGCAAGGGCACCGCGCCCAATTCGGCACGCAGCGCCGATCAGCCGCCGTTTCTCGTCAGCCACGCGTCCACGTCGTGCACGACCTGCAAGTGCGCGGCTTCAACCAGCGGATAGTGCGACGCCGCCGGAATGACGGACTTCGTGACCTCGGGGCTGCCGGTGTAACGATCGGCCATCTGGTCGATAGCCAGCGGGTGCGGCCCGAAGACCGCGTCGGCGTCACCGAACATCACCAGCACCGGAACGTCGATCTCACCGAGGTGCTGGTAGTCGGCAGCGATGCCGGCCGGGATCGACTCCAATTGCCCACACGGGTCTGGGTTGAGGGGCGGGACCGCTGTGCGCACCGCCTGCTCGGCACTGTTGAAATAGAATTTGTCACGCGAATTCTTGAAGAAGGCCGCATAGTCCGCCGGCGCTCCCGCGTCGCCTCCCTGGGCGCAGCGGTGGTAAACGTCGCTGACCTCAGACGCGGTAAACGGCGTCCCCACGCCATCGCCCCAACTCTCGTTGAACACGCCGTCGATGTCGTGGAATGAGTACGCGAGAATGTGGGTGGTCAGCCCGCCGACGGACGCGCCGCCGACGAAGACCTTCTTGAACGCCGTCGGCTTTGCGCCGTCCAGCCGGTAGCTGCCGGCGCGCAGGGCTTCGACCATCTGGTGGGCGACGTCGGCCTCGGAGCCGAAGCAGGTGTCAAGGCCGGCCGGCTTGCCGCTGGCGCCATAGCCGAGGCGATCGACCGCCACCGACACATGGCCCAGTTCTGCCATCTGACGGGCGTAGTCGTATCCAGTGACACCCTTGAACTGCCAGTAATAGGCGCCCCAGGTCACCGCGTGGAGGTACAGCATCGCTGCCTTGCCGCTTTTCAATGCGGCCTGCGGTGCGACCAGAGTGCCCTTGACCGTGTAGTTACTGCCGTCGCTGTGACAGGACAACTTGCTGGTGTTGGTATTGGCGACATCGAACGAGATGGGGAGCTCGACAATGCCGGATTGCTGAGCGGCGACGCCGGGCGCGGCGACCGCCGGGGTCACCGCGAACAGGGTCGCAGTGGCGCACGCGGCAGCCAGCAGGGACATATTTCGCATCACGATTCGTTCTCCTCAGTGATTACTCCGGTCACCGACAGTGGGGGCGGGCCGGTGATGGTGAGTGCGATGAGAATCCCCGAGCCGGGAGCTGCTCACTAGTGGCCCGAGGGTCGATATGCATACACTTCGGGCCATGCCAGCGCTGGTGGTCGTCGTAGCGCTCGAGAACGTCGTCCCGTTCAACCTGGGCGTCCCCGGGCAGGTCTTCGGTGCGCCGACCGCGGAGCTCGCCGCGCGGTACGAACTCGCCGTGTGCAGCCCCGGACACAAGGTGCGCACGTGCGAGGGCCTCATCGTGCACACCGAGCACGGCCTCGAGATCCTCACCTCGGCAGACGTGATAATCCTGGCCGGCACCGCACCCGTCGCCGTCGACATTCGTCCGGATGTCCGCGACGCGTTACGCGCTGCGTACTCCCGCGGCGCCCGCCTGGTATCGCTGTGCACCGGGGCCTTCGTCCTGGCCGCCGCCGGCCTCCTCGACGGCCGTCGCGCGACCACGCACTGGCTCTATTCCGATGAGCTGGCGGCCCGATACCCGGCAATCGACGTCCAGCCTGAAGTGCTCTTCATCGACGATGGCCAGGTGCTCACCTCGGCGGGCCTCGCCGCAGGGATCGATCTGTGCCTGCATATCGTTCGCTCTGACCATGGCGCGGAAGTCGCGAACCGCTGCGCGCGCTATGTGGTCTCCGCGCCGCATCGTCCGGGCGGGCAGGCCCAATACATCGAGGCTCCGGTCCCGGCGCTCTCGATCGATCCACTTGCCGCGACCCAAGCGTGGATGCTGGACCACCTGGATCAGGACCTCAGCCTCGACCGGATGGCGACGCACGCCGGCATGAGTCGGCGATCTTTCACCCGCCGGTTCCGTAACGAGACCAGTACCACGCCGGTGCAGTGGCTACTGGACCAAAGGATCCTGCACGCGCGGCGACTACTTGAGTGCACCGACCGCAGCGTCGACCAGGTGGCCGAAGACTGTGGCATGCACAACGGGACGGCGCTGCGACGCCATTTCCGTTCCGCTACCGGGACCACCCCGTCTGCCTACCGGGAAGCGTTCACTCATCGTTCGCAGGTGCGGACGGATTCCTAGCCGCGGGGTCGGTGATGCCGATGCGCACGGTGTCCGGGCCGGTCGGTCGGACCCGGGCGTGCTCTGCCGGGTAGCGCCGGTCGTCCGGGGTCATGCGGGCCTCCCGGCTCAGGCATCCAGGACGAGTTCGGACTCCGGGCGGGCGCAGCAGATCAGCACCGACCCGGCCGGCGGGGGCTCCAGCGGCGTCGGCCGGTAACTGACCGACCCGGACAGCAGCGGGGTAACGCACAGGTGGCACACCCCCGTACGGCACGACCAACGCACGGAGATGTCGCAGGCCTCGGCGAGTTCGAGCACGGTGGGGGAACGAATTGGGTCGAACGGGACGGTGAGTCCGCTGCGCGCGAAGGTCACCTCCGGCCCGGGGCCAACCGGCCCGGGGGGCGGGTGGGGTGGCACGCGCTGTTCGCCCACGACCCCCGGGGTGATCGCGTCGAGCGCGCCGAACAACTCGGTGTGCACGTCGTCGATTCCGAGGTCCGCGAGCGCCGACCGGACATCGGCCATGAACGGGGCCGGGCCGCACACATAGGCGGTCGCGCCGGCCGGCAGACCGAGTTCCTTCAACGCCGCGGCGTCCATGCGTCGGTGCTCCGCGCTGTAGAAGACGTGCTCGTGGGCGCGGGACAGCTTCGCGAGCGCCTCGTGTGCCTCGCCCGCGAACGCCTGCTCCTCCGGCCGACGCGCGGCGTGCAGCCACCACACCTCACGCTCCGTGCCGGCCAGCGCGTGCAGCATGGCCAGCACCGGGGTGACGCCCACTCCGGCGGAGATCAGCAGCACCGGGTTGGCGGCCTCGGTGAGCACGAACTCGCCGCGTGGTGCGGCGGCGTCCAGCCAATCCCCCGGCCGCACCGCGGTGTGCAGGTAGCGGCTGATCAGCCCGTGCTCCTCGCGCTTGACGCTGATCCGGTACTGGGCTGCGCCGGGCATGGAGGACAGCGAGTAGTTGCGCACCGGGGCAGGCTCCCCGGCGCCGAGCACCCGCAGCGTCAAATACTGGCCGGGCCGCGCCGCGGGCAGCGCCGCGCCGTCCTCGGCCTGCAGGTGCAGCGACACGATCGACGCGCTCTCCGCGACCACGCGGGCTATCCGCAACCGGCGAAAGCCCGCCCACCCCGGCGAAACGACCGTCGGTTTCTCGGCGGCATCGAGCAAATCCCGAAACGAGCCCTGCCAGCCGACACTGAGCGCGGGGATGCGTAGCGCCCGACGCAGCTGCTCCACCGGCTTGTCGGGCAGATAGAGCAATGCGTCGATCTCGGCAACTGTCATGTGTTCCGGGCCGCCCTCGATCTGCACGATCTCGTCGCCGGCCTCGACCTGCCCCTCGCGCAGCACCCGCAGGTAGAACCCGGGCCGGTGGTGCGCGACCAGCAGCGCGGCCATCTGCGGTTCGCCGATGCGGATGCCGGCCCGAAAGCAGGTCACCCGCGGCTGGCTGACCTCGAATTCCGCCTGCCCGATGCGGAATCGGTCGCCGATGCACACCGCGTCGTCGGCCAGTCCGTCGACGGTGAAGTTCTCGCCGAGCGCGCCGAAGGCGATGTCGTCGCGTCCGAAGTGCGTGCGCCAGTAGTCGTAGGACCCGGCCTGGTAGACCAGCGCCGCCCGGTTGGGTCCGCCGTGCCCGGCGGTGTCGGCCACCCCGTCACCGTCGATGTGCAACCGGTGCACGAACCGCGGGCCGGGCACCGGGTCCTTGACGATGCCGGTGCGCACGGTGCGCCCGCGCCAGTCCACCTCGACGGGCATCCCGACGTTGAGCGAGAGAAGGACAGCCATGTCGGGTCAGTGTGCCCCGGCGGCGTATCCGCGTTCCGACAGCGTC encodes:
- a CDS encoding DinB family protein; translation: MTSRERDDLLATLAHHRTLLRHTANGLTDEQAATRSTVSELCVGGVIKHVTRMERRWTDFLERGPVAFGSFDAEAYAAHAASFRMEPGETLEGLLAEYAETAAHTDDVVAGLSDLNADGPLPVTPWWPEGTRWTARRVLLHVIAETAQHAGHADIVREAIDGQKTMG
- a CDS encoding alpha/beta hydrolase encodes the protein MSLLAAACATATLFAVTPAVAAPGVAAQQSGIVELPISFDVANTNTSKLSCHSDGSNYTVKGTLVAPQAALKSGKAAMLYLHAVTWGAYYWQFKGVTGYDYARQMAELGHVSVAVDRLGYGASGKPAGLDTCFGSEADVAHQMVEALRAGSYRLDGAKPTAFKKVFVGGASVGGLTTHILAYSFHDIDGVFNESWGDGVGTPFTASEVSDVYHRCAQGGDAGAPADYAAFFKNSRDKFYFNSAEQAVRTAVPPLNPDPCGQLESIPAGIAADYQHLGEIDVPVLVMFGDADAVFGPHPLAIDQMADRYTGSPEVTKSVIPAASHYPLVEAAHLQVVHDVDAWLTRNGG
- a CDS encoding helix-turn-helix domain-containing protein, coding for MPALVVVVALENVVPFNLGVPGQVFGAPTAELAARYELAVCSPGHKVRTCEGLIVHTEHGLEILTSADVIILAGTAPVAVDIRPDVRDALRAAYSRGARLVSLCTGAFVLAAAGLLDGRRATTHWLYSDELAARYPAIDVQPEVLFIDDGQVLTSAGLAAGIDLCLHIVRSDHGAEVANRCARYVVSAPHRPGGQAQYIEAPVPALSIDPLAATQAWMLDHLDQDLSLDRMATHAGMSRRSFTRRFRNETSTTPVQWLLDQRILHARRLLECTDRSVDQVAEDCGMHNGTALRRHFRSATGTTPSAYREAFTHRSQVRTDS
- a CDS encoding MOSC and FAD-binding oxidoreductase domain-containing protein, which translates into the protein MAVLLSLNVGMPVEVDWRGRTVRTGIVKDPVPGPRFVHRLHIDGDGVADTAGHGGPNRAALVYQAGSYDYWRTHFGRDDIAFGALGENFTVDGLADDAVCIGDRFRIGQAEFEVSQPRVTCFRAGIRIGEPQMAALLVAHHRPGFYLRVLREGQVEAGDEIVQIEGGPEHMTVAEIDALLYLPDKPVEQLRRALRIPALSVGWQGSFRDLLDAAEKPTVVSPGWAGFRRLRIARVVAESASIVSLHLQAEDGAALPAARPGQYLTLRVLGAGEPAPVRNYSLSSMPGAAQYRISVKREEHGLISRYLHTAVRPGDWLDAAAPRGEFVLTEAANPVLLISAGVGVTPVLAMLHALAGTEREVWWLHAARRPEEQAFAGEAHEALAKLSRAHEHVFYSAEHRRMDAAALKELGLPAGATAYVCGPAPFMADVRSALADLGIDDVHTELFGALDAITPGVVGEQRVPPHPPPGPVGPGPEVTFARSGLTVPFDPIRSPTVLELAEACDISVRWSCRTGVCHLCVTPLLSGSVSYRPTPLEPPPAGSVLICCARPESELVLDA